In Kazachstania africana CBS 2517 chromosome 4, complete genome, the following are encoded in one genomic region:
- the YPF1 gene encoding aspartic endopeptidase (similar to Saccharomyces cerevisiae YKL100C; ancestral locus Anc_2.481), with protein MGSYLDLINKKASIFFDSIKHNAITPNERNEELEKVFSKINDLVTKEHSKKPFESISKIPLIQNVPVLYNCVRSIIIDHDVYVGLLIISSALIASVQSIKKMPGTALPPTNSHALFDSSDLLIWSKDTQNTNYAKQWLSLLYFFLLYFNVPKMVEVVLSKLSPANYASYYLSYLRVSTISLQFITGGMLYYNILTIIKRNAHFIVKKIPIYRMMASYFNENNANDSIAKRLQRNAGSMKDYKMTVQQWLLIIFSCVLSLALTVSSYKNPQSLKCLNLIILGYNVVLIDHIPLTNLRNALITILVYVAVSALNGIFGKHFGRFSPFFTSANRPPELSFADFLNTALPGSFIALCYRFDIWRWYLHHEEQEFHFLNWNVDLKYFINAMVSYAIGMLITTGCRYKLHIESLPHELFVIGYMLVSTMFLALHDSCFNRFWKFDYYSNGLEKFPDNVNENEEIGEELSYLTYLVLEDLIANQEYLDDPEYTDESIMDNDIDALEDTND; from the coding sequence ATGGGCAGTTATCTAGACTTaatcaataaaaaagcctcaatattttttgattccATTAAACATAATGCAATAACTccaaatgaaagaaatgaagagTTAGAAAAAGTGTTCTCGAAGATAAATGACCTAGTCACAAAAGAACATAGTAAAAAACCGTTTGAATCAATTAGCAAAATTCCCTTAATTCAAAACGTTCCCGTATTGTATAATTGTGTTAGGTCTATTATCATAGATCATGATGTATACGTAGGgcttttgataatttcatctGCTTTAATTGCTTCGGTGcaatcaataaaaaaaatgccTGGGACTGCACTACCGCCTACAAATTCCCATGCTTTATTCGATTCATCtgatttattgatttggTCCAAAGACACACAAAATACCAATTATGCAAAACAGTGGCTAAGCTTACTGTATTTCTTCTTACTATATTTTAACGTGCCAAAGATGGTTGAAGTTGTTTTAAGCAAATTATCCCCAGCAAATTATGCTTCCTATTATTTGTCATATTTAAGAGTGTCGACAATCTCTTTACAATTTATTACAGGCGGAATGTTGTATTATAATATCTTAACCATCATCAAAAGAAATGCACATTTCATAGTGAAAAAGATTCCTATATACCGTATGATGGCGTCGTATTTTAACGAGAATAATGCAAACGATTCCATCGCAAAaagattacaaagaaatgCTGGTTCAATGAAAGACTATAAAATGACAGTACAGCAGTGGCTTctcataattttttcatgcGTATTGTCACTTGCTTTAACAGTCAGTTCTTATAAGAATCCGCAAAGTCTAAAGTGTCTtaatctaataattttagGCTACAATGTTGTGCTTATTGATCATATTCCTTTAACCAATTTGAGAAATGCTCTTATTACAATACTTGTCTATGTCGCAGTGTCAGCCTTGAACGGCATATTTGGGAAGCACTTTGGCAGGTTTTCTCCTTTTTTTACAAGTGCCAATCGTCCTCCAGAGTTATCCTTTGctgattttttgaatacaGCATTACCTGGCTCTTTTATCGCTCTATGTTACAGGTTTGATATATGGAGGTGGTATTTACATCatgaagaacaagaattccattttttaaattggAACGTTGATTTAAAATACTTTATTAATGCCATGGTTAGCTATGCTATAGGAATGCTGATCACAACGGGGTGCCGCTATAAGTTACACATCGAGTCATTACCTCATGAACTCTTTGTAATCGGCTATATGTTAGTATCAACCATGTTTCTAGCTTTGCATGACAGTTGCTTCAACCGcttttggaaatttgacTATTACAGCAATGGACTTGAGAAATTTCCTGATAATGTCAACGAAAACGAAGAGATTGGAGAAGAATTGTCGTATTTGACATATCTGGTTCTAGAGGATTTGATTGCAAATCAAGAATACCTTGACGATCCTGAATATACTGATGAATCGATTATGGACAACGATATTGATGCTTTGGAAGATACTAATGATTAA
- the UTP11 gene encoding rRNA-processing protein UTP11 (similar to Saccharomyces cerevisiae UTP11 (YKL099C); ancestral locus Anc_2.482), with translation MAKLVHDVQKKQHRERSQVTSRARLGFLEKHKDYVKRAQDYHRKENTLKVLRSKAKERNPDEYYHAMHSRKVDEKGLLITSRRSAEEDESLSTDQVKLLKTQDSNYVRTLRQIELKKLDKKSKDLMFQANGRHTVFVDNQKEMEEFVPEKHFNTTSEMLERRENRLTRDQLTSNGSMSSSAIMPKESLEKKKLKKFKIVKQHMEREQKLKGVQQRMDLQREVMKKGSKKKVTDSKGNVSFKWKNQRKR, from the coding sequence ATGGCTAAACTTGTACATGACGTCCAAAAGAAGCAGCATAGGGAGCGTTCTCAAGTTACTAGCCGTGCTAGACTAGGTTTTTTAGAGAAGCATAAAGACTATGTCAAGCGTGCTCAAGATTATCATAGAAAGGAAAATACATTAAAGGTTCTTAGAAGTAAGgccaaagaaagaaatccagatgaatattatcatgcTATGCACTCAAGAAAAGTGGATGAGAAAGGTCTCCTCATAACATCACGTCGCTCTGCcgaagaagatgaatcTCTAAGTACAGACCAAGTTAAATTACTTAAAACACAAGATAGTAATTATGTTAGAACACTAAGACAAATAGAATTAAAGAAACTGGACAAAAAATCCAAAGACTTAATGTTTCAAGCAAACGGTAGACACACAGTTTTTGTTGATAATCAAAAGGAAATGGAAGAATTTGTTCCAGAGAAACATTTTAATACAACTTCTGAAATGTTAGAACGTCGTGAAAATAGACTCACAAGGGATCAGCTGACTTCTAATGGTTCTATGTCGTCTTCTGCAATTATGCCAAAAGAAtctcttgaaaagaagaaattgaaaaaatttaagaTAGTAAAACAACATATGGAAAGAGAACAAAAACTTAAGGGAGTTCAGCAGAGAATGGATTTGCAGAGGGAAGTAATGAAGAAAGGTTCTAAAAAGAAGGTGACAGACTCTAAGGGGAATGTGTCTTTTAAATGGAAGAACCAACGTAAGCGTTAG
- the MTC2 gene encoding Mtc2p (similar to Saccharomyces cerevisiae YKL098W; ancestral locus Anc_2.483) has protein sequence MHSLDDASNALMDFETCLRYSVETKKSFICLVRRVRDLNEEGLVQGIQKSIERLYKNDFVACSVLKDIVTSKPIFGDQEITFNIIPNLNLLSNEEQLDLTRRMRRNEMPFEKQLKFQLYMGIVFWDHTSAEDSDIQSNIENDLVRSIFQVENTLRQKFWLCCSLSQFTNEGYSDGSSGYASEWESLYDEPVISEKTQEKSSAKLEDVYVQSSIRRYILDIMVHIRMHRLAYNAKGGGAHTRSLADVLLLSKLISRDCKRAFVTPKEVKAAAVWYFPMHICLISRASMDTSILYGSRKELVQQFLEKIVQVKNIKQRELNNPLFLEYLVVKDVLTKIVPPI, from the coding sequence ATGCATAGCTTAGATGATGCCTCTAATGCTCTCATGGATTTTGAAACATGTTTAAGATACAGTGTTGAGACGAAGAAAAGTTTCATATGTCTAGTGAGAAGAGTTAGAGATCTTAATGAAGAGGGTTTAGTGCAAGGAATACAAAAATCAATAGAGAGactttataaaaatgactTTGTGGCGTGTTCtgttttgaaagatatagTTACATCGAAGCCAATTTTTGGAGACCAAGAAATAACATTCAATATTATACCCAACTTGAATCTTCTGTCAAATGAAGAACAACTCGATCTTACGAGACGTATGAGGCGAAATGAAATgccatttgaaaaacagttaaaatttcagttGTATATGGGTATAGTATTTTGGGATCATACTAGCGCTGAAGATTCAGATATACAGagtaatattgaaaatgatttggTCCGTTCTATCTTTCAAGTTGAAAATACTTTGAGACAAAAGTTTTGGTTATGTTGCTCTTTAAGTCAGTTCACGAATGAAGGGTATAGTGATGGCTCTAGTGGTTATGCAAGTGAATGGGAAAGTCTATATGATGAACCAGTGATAAGCGAAAAGACACAAGAGAAAAGTTCAGCGAAACTTGAAGATGTATATGTTCAATCTTCAATCCGAAGGTACATCCTTGATATAATGGTACATATCCGCATGCATAGGTTAGCTTATAACGCTAAAGGTGGGGGAGCACATACACGATCCTTGGCTGATGTCCTTTTgttatcaaaattgataagCCGAGATTGTAAAAGAGCATTTGTAACACCGAAGGAAGTGAAAGCAGCAGCTGTTTGGTATTTCCCCATGCATATATGTCTGATTTCAAGAGCATCGATGGACACAAGTATCCTTTATGGAAGTAGGAAGGAATTAGTCCAGCAATTCCTGGAAAAAATAGTGCAAgtaaaaaatatcaaacaGAGAGAGCTTAATAACCCACTATTTTTAGAATATCTTGTCGTCAAAGATGTTTTGACCAAAATCGTACCTCCGATATAG
- the KAFR0D03240 gene encoding uncharacterized protein (similar to Saccharomyces cerevisiae CWP1 (YKL096W); ancestral locus Anc_2.485) gives MKFTSNIAFALFVLAKLIVADSETFGLITIRSGSALQYAGVTSVDGTLNLGGSNGLSGTVTDAGKLKLSDDTYAVVQADGTIKEGSESDGTTGFSVTGGRLAYNGSTGFYGVASGSSYILSTSDTSGLGIVLRAQTTSGLAADFTPSGSSSDSSSSADAAASSSVASTVSTAAAAASTVAAVSQITDGQIQATTATIAQQSTNGAAKAAAGLGAGAIAAAALLL, from the coding sequence atgaaattcaCTTCCAACATTGCCTTCGCTTTATTCGTCTTAGCTAAATTGATTGTAGCTGATTCCGAAACTTTCGGTTTAATCACTATTCGTTCTGGTTCTGCACTACAATACGCTGGTGTCACTAGTGTTGATGGTACTTTAAATCTTGGAGGAAGCAATGGTTTAAGCGGTACTGTCACCGATGCCGGAAAATTAAAGTTATCTGATGATACTTATGCTGTTGTTCAAGCCGATGGTACTATCAAGGAAGGTTCTGAATCTGACGGGACTACCGGCTTCTCTGTTACTGGTGGCCGTTTAGCATACAATGGTTCCACCGGTTTCTACGGTGTCGCCTCCGGTAGCTCTTACATTTTATCTACTTCAGACACTAGCGGTCTAGGTATTGTACTAAGAGCTCAGACTACATCTGGTCTTGCTGCGGACTTCACTCCATCTGGCTCTTCTTCTGATTCTAGTTCTTCCGCTGACGCAGCCGCTTCTTCTTCCGTCGCTTCTACGGTCAGTACCGCCGCTGCTGCTGCAAGTACTGTTGCTGCTGTATCTCAAATTACCGATGGTCAAATTCAAGCAACTACTGCTACTATTGCTCAACAATCTACTAACGGTGCCGCCAAGGCTGCTGCTGGCTTAGGTGCTGGCGCCATTGCCGCAGCCGCCTTATTATTGTAA
- the YJU2 gene encoding mRNA splicing protein YJU2 (similar to Saccharomyces cerevisiae YJU2 (YKL095W); ancestral locus Anc_2.486): MSERKALNKYYPPDYDPIAAEKAARKMSKSLKNIKKDSVTIRLMTPFSMTCSVCSEFISKSRKFNGKKELLPNKYLEKIKVYKFTIRCPRCTNSISFRTDPKSADYVMESGGIRSYVKRKEEEFKSKEESVDETLERLAKRNEEEEENTSEKNTGDDKMEVLEQRLAKLQKTQEDEAEIENLRKANYQRMQRASDMLQDTDNRLDTDSDELDIISRNAFKNFANSNFNAPANIASSSTKAQDSGKIDVKELVQRRNKIKLKKHGTNKKNALGIVGKKR, encoded by the coding sequence atgTCAGAAAGAAAAGCTCTTAACAAATACTATCCCCCCGATTATGATCCTATAGCTGCCGAAAAGGCAGCTCGGAAGATGTCTAAGAGTTTGAAGAACATTAAGAAGGATTCTGTAACAATTAGATTGATGACCCCATTTAGTATGACATGTTCTGTTTGTTCAGAGTTTATCTCGAAAAGTCGTAAGTTCAATGgtaaaaaagaattactaccaaataaatatttggaaaagatAAAGGTTTACAAATTTACAATTAGATGTCCAAGGTGCACCAATAGTATTTCTTTTAGAACTGATCCTAAAAGTGCAGACTATGTTATGGAATCAGGTGGGATAAGAAGTTACGTGAAAAGAAAGGAGGAGGAGTTTAAaagtaaagaagaaagtgtAGATGAAACACTTGAACGACTGGCTAAGAGAAAcgaagaggaagaggagAACACTTCAGAAAAGAACACTGGAGATGATAAAATGGAGGTATTGGAACAGAGACTAGCAAAACTACAGAAAACACAGGAGGATGAGGCtgaaatagaaaatttgagGAAGGCTAATTATCAGAGAATGCAAAGAGCTAGCGACATGTTACAGGATACAGATAATAGGCTAGATACGGATTCAGATGAATTAGATATAATTTCTAGGAATGcgttcaaaaattttgcgaattcaaatttcaatgctCCAGCTAATATAGCATCTTCAAGTACAAAAGCTCAGGATTCCGGCAAAATAGACGTCAAAGAACTtgttcaaagaagaaacaaaataaagCTAAAGAAGCATGGGactaataaaaaaaatgcactTGGAATAGTTGgtaaaaaaagatga
- the YJU3 gene encoding acylglycerol lipase (similar to Saccharomyces cerevisiae YJU3 (YKL094W); ancestral locus Anc_2.487), translating into MTKEVEYPYKVKGEIPALQFEEFNGAKFGYMFWPSNEKVVKGRLLLIHGFGEYTKIYYRLMDHLSMSGYETFMFDQRGSGVTSPGKQKGVTNEYHTFNDLDHFIAKNLEECQENNNVPLFLWGHSMGGGICLNYGCQGKYKEKIHGYIASGPLIILHPHSAPNKLSQIMLPMVAKMLPKMRVDTALDLKGITSDDTYRSFLGNDPMSVPLYGSFRQVCDFLERGKKLYYDKDQYVEKTFVDKPVIIMHGQDDMINDPKGSAKFIEVCPSNDKQLKFYPGLRHSILSLETDEGFASVYSDLKMWLDSHI; encoded by the coding sequence atgACCAAAGAAGTTGAATATCCTTATAAAGTCAAGGGAGAGATACCAGCACTTCAATTTGAGGAATTCAATGGTGCCAAATTTGGTTATATGTTCTGGCcaagtaatgaaaaagttgTTAAGGGAAGATTACTGCTGATTCATGGATTTGGTGAATAcacaaaaatatattatagGCTAATGGATCACTTGTCGATGTCAGGATATGAAACATTTATGTTTGATCAAAGGGGATCTGGTGTAACGTCACCGGGAAAACAAAAAGGTGTGACCAATGAATATCATACATTTAATGATTTGGATCATTTTATTgccaaaaatttggaagaatGTCAAGAGAATAATAATGTACCATTATTTCTTTGGGGTCATTCGATGGGTGGTGGGATTTGTTTAAATTATGGTTGTCAAGgcaaatataaagaaaaaattcatgGCTACATTGCATCTGGACCGTTAATTATTTTGCATCCACATAGTGCACCTAATAAGCTGTCTCAAATTATGTTACCAATGGTAGCTAAAATGCTACCCAAGATGAGAGTTGATACCGCTTTAGATTTAAAGGGTATTACATCGGATGATACTTACAGATCATTTCTTGGTAATGATCCAATGAGTGTTCCGTTGTATGGATCGTTTAGACAAGTCTGTGATTTTCTTGAACGTGgtaaaaaattgtattaCGATAAGGATCAGTATGTAGAAAAGACGTTCGTTGATAAGCCGGTGATAATTATGCATGGTCAAGATGATATGATTAATGATCCAAAGGGTTCTGCAAAGTTCATCGAAGTATGCCCTTCAAATGACAAACAATTAAAATTCTACCCAGGTTTAAGGCATTCTATCTTGTCATTAGAAACCGATGAAGGCTTTGCAAGTGTTTATAGCGATTTAAAGATGTGGTTAGACTCTCATATCTGA
- the MBR1 gene encoding Mbr1p (similar to Saccharomyces cerevisiae MBR1 (YKL093W) and ISF1 (YMR081C); ancestral locus Anc_2.488), whose translation MSSPELTPTTGLDDRMLSVNDFNHDESLNSDSRSGREATSSNYDQGSYNNYPSDGTSTCASTSTNHQDRSRSNSELSHSMLCLSMFERGVQDPCSAECDNEDENTLMKLSQMENVSDNNNNIGNNMNEDISYFDLENRICSDEEQEFKIFGSPDSGSRRRSNYETIDPLKSSSRSFSNVPIQEFARSNSRSPNTRKLESLSSNEPFNEKIHRHERHFSTSSTVSPPTWTNPFTSKQIVRPQQNFRKVQTMPYISNAIRANKASTGTNVHENREERSNSSISYPPELIRNSRANSANFLYQLSRQPLRPSIRSASINKVSESTFPGCKAGDTHHDNDTFTGTRRTTSRSSCSSILTHLYGIEKYVSSDLDALSTEGYSNIESADVVSSPISNQGEHTLDTIPRTLSTPAESLKNPMESSVLYSNQNSKSDLSLKKYPVLPYGLRKPHRKRRKSYIEKSLANSFA comes from the coding sequence ATGTCATCGCCAGAACTCACACCAACTACAGGGTTGGATGATAGAATGTTAAGTGTAAATGACTTTAATCATGATGAAAGCCTAAATAGTGACTCACGCAGTGGCAGAGAAGCAACAAGTAGTAATTACGACCAAGGAAGCTATAATAACTATCCATCTGATGGAACTAGTACATGTGCAAGTACGAGTACAAATCATCAGGATAGAAGTAGGAGTAACTCTGAATTGTCACATAGTATGCTTTGTCTCAGTATGTTTGAAAGGGGTGTACAAGATCCTTGCTCTGCTGAATgtgataatgaagatgaaaatactCTTATGAAATTAAGTCAAATGGAAAATGTCTCAGataacaacaataatattgGCAACAATAtgaatgaagatatttcatattttgatttggaGAATAGAATTTGTAGTGACgaagaacaagaatttaaaatttttggttcCCCTGATTCAGGAAGTAGAAGAAGGAGTAATTATGAAACTATTGATCCTCTAAAAAGCAGCAGCAggtctttttcaaatgtcCCGATACAAGAATTTGCCAGAAGTAACAGTCGGTCACCAAATACAAGAAAGTTAGAAAGTCTGTCGTCTAATGAACCgtttaatgaaaagattcatAGGCATGAAAGACACTTCTCAACATCTTCAACAGTTTCTCCACCCACTTGGACAAACCCATTCACAAGCAAACAAATTGTTAGGCCCCAGCAGAATTTTAGAAAAGTACAGACAATGCcttatatttcaaatgcAATTAGAGCCAATAAAGCAAGTACAGGTACAAATGTACATGAAAatagagaagaaagaagcAATAGTTCGATTTCCTATCCACCAGAGTTAATTCGTAATTCCAGAGCAAATAGTGctaattttctttaccaGTTATCAAGGCAACCTCTAAGACCTTCCATAAGAAGTGCATCAATAAATAAAGTCTCAGAGTCAACTTTTCCAGGATGCAAGGCTGGAGACACTCATCATGATAATGACACATTTACAGGAACACGAAGAACAACGTCACGTTCCTCTTgttcatcaattttgacACATTTATATGGAATAGAAAAATACGTATCCTCAGATCTTGATGCTTTATCAACGGAAGGTTATTCAAATATCGAGAGTGCAGATGTGGTTTCTAGTCCTATATCAAATCAAGGAGAACACACCTTAGATACAATTCCAAGAACACTATCAACCCCAGCAGAATCACTTAAAAATCCTATGGAGTCAAGTGTTTTgtattcaaatcaaaattcaaaatcagaCCTGAGCCTGAAGAAGTATCCCGTCTTACCGTACGGCCTAAGAAAACCCCATAGAAAAAGGAGGAAATCATACATAGAAAAGTCACTTGCAAATTCTTTTGCATAA